The following are encoded together in the Xanthomonas vesicatoria ATCC 35937 genome:
- a CDS encoding ferredoxin reductase, with protein sequence MSLAPTPKTKSPLPARLARRLVSPQLFDFWATRINPLWTLDRPMARLVERSAASRDAVTLVFQANGHWQGLQAGQHVSLGVEIDGRRLLRSYSPTVLADGRLAITVKAIEGGQVSRYLAHDAALGTVVSLDPAFGDMLLPAAPTPLLLLAAGSGITPMRALLRAATHAGMPVDVDLLYWVRQRDEACFLDEFETMAAAHPRLRVQLLTTREGAAPAARVDRYPLEQIADLSARHVMACGPGGFVQAARARLEGQVAAFQAEAFSVPTLEENEAGLVQVQLSRSGRTLTLPRGQSLLEGLEAQGLRPKHGCRMGICNSCACARQSGTTRHLLTGERSNEPSAQVRLCISAPSTDLILDL encoded by the coding sequence ATGAGCCTGGCACCCACTCCCAAGACCAAATCTCCGCTGCCCGCACGGCTGGCGCGCAGGCTGGTGTCGCCGCAGCTGTTCGATTTCTGGGCAACCCGGATCAATCCGCTGTGGACGCTGGATCGGCCCATGGCCCGTCTGGTCGAACGCAGCGCCGCCAGCCGCGACGCGGTCACTCTGGTATTTCAGGCCAATGGCCACTGGCAGGGCCTGCAGGCCGGCCAGCACGTCAGCCTGGGCGTGGAGATCGATGGCCGCCGCCTGCTGCGCAGCTACAGCCCGACCGTGCTGGCCGATGGCCGTCTGGCGATCACCGTCAAGGCGATCGAGGGCGGGCAGGTAAGCCGTTATCTGGCGCACGATGCGGCGTTGGGCACGGTTGTATCGCTGGACCCGGCGTTTGGCGACATGCTGCTGCCGGCCGCGCCCACCCCGCTGCTGTTGCTGGCCGCAGGTTCGGGCATCACCCCGATGCGCGCGCTGCTGCGTGCGGCCACGCACGCCGGCATGCCGGTGGATGTGGACCTGCTGTACTGGGTGCGTCAGCGCGATGAAGCCTGCTTCCTGGACGAATTCGAGACGATGGCCGCCGCGCACCCACGTCTGCGCGTGCAGCTGCTGACCACCCGCGAAGGTGCAGCGCCGGCCGCGCGCGTGGACCGCTATCCGCTGGAGCAGATCGCCGATCTGTCCGCGCGCCACGTCATGGCCTGCGGCCCGGGCGGATTCGTGCAGGCAGCGCGTGCGCGGCTGGAAGGTCAGGTGGCGGCGTTTCAGGCCGAAGCCTTCAGCGTGCCGACCCTGGAAGAGAACGAGGCTGGGCTGGTGCAGGTCCAGCTGTCACGCAGCGGCCGTACGCTCACCCTGCCGCGCGGCCAGTCGCTGCTGGAAGGGCTGGAGGCGCAAGGCCTGCGCCCGAAACACGGCTGCCGCATGGGCATCTGCAACAGCTGCGCCTGTGCGCGCCAGTCCGGCACCACGCGCCACCTGCTGACCGGTGAGCGCAGCAACGAACCCTCCGCACAGGTACGCCTGTGCATCAGTGCTCCGAGCACTGACCTGATCCTGGATCTGTAA
- a CDS encoding fatty acid desaturase family protein — MSRVHNRALSAAELQSFGDELDAIRARVQRQVGAADARYIRRIVAAVRWTGVAGRTLLFLGAFVHSVLIPAWIAGVVLLTLSKILENMELGHNVMHGQYDWMGDPQLNGNTYEWDIVATGDNWRKTHNFKHHTYTNVRGMDDDIGYGLLRIFPEQRWRPFYLLQPFIAVVFALLFEWGVAIQDLRLGRWFAGKMKAAELRASFLPVGRKIGRQMLKDYIVFPLLAGPFFLTVLLGNLAANVLRSIWTFVIIFCGHFTADAEVFPKESIRNESRGHWYLRQLRGSSNLTGGKLMNVLSGNLSHQIEHHFYPDLPANRYAQIAVEVKQVCARYGQHYNTGSLPRQFGQVMWRIVRHAFPSRPKPVRQRSAALQSA; from the coding sequence ATGAGCCGAGTTCATAACCGTGCCCTGTCCGCCGCCGAACTGCAGTCGTTCGGCGACGAGCTCGATGCCATCCGCGCCCGCGTGCAGCGTCAGGTCGGCGCCGCCGATGCGCGCTATATCCGCCGCATCGTGGCGGCCGTGCGCTGGACCGGCGTGGCCGGTCGCACGCTGCTGTTCCTGGGTGCGTTCGTGCACAGCGTGCTGATTCCGGCCTGGATCGCCGGTGTGGTGCTGCTGACGCTGTCCAAGATCCTGGAGAACATGGAGCTGGGTCACAACGTCATGCATGGCCAGTACGACTGGATGGGCGACCCGCAGCTCAACGGCAACACCTATGAGTGGGACATCGTCGCCACCGGCGACAACTGGCGCAAGACGCACAACTTCAAGCACCACACCTATACCAATGTGCGCGGCATGGACGACGACATCGGCTACGGCCTGCTGCGCATCTTTCCCGAGCAACGCTGGCGCCCGTTCTACCTGCTGCAGCCCTTCATCGCGGTGGTGTTTGCGCTGCTGTTCGAATGGGGCGTGGCCATCCAGGACCTGCGCCTGGGCCGCTGGTTCGCCGGCAAGATGAAGGCCGCCGAATTGCGCGCCTCGTTCCTGCCGGTCGGCCGCAAGATCGGCCGCCAGATGCTCAAGGACTACATCGTGTTCCCGCTGCTGGCCGGCCCGTTCTTCCTGACCGTGCTGCTGGGCAACCTGGCCGCCAACGTGCTGCGCAGCATCTGGACCTTCGTGATCATCTTCTGCGGGCACTTCACCGCCGATGCAGAGGTATTTCCGAAGGAATCGATCCGCAACGAGTCACGTGGCCATTGGTATCTGCGTCAGCTGCGCGGCTCGTCGAATCTGACCGGCGGCAAGCTGATGAACGTGTTGTCGGGCAATCTGAGCCACCAGATCGAACACCATTTTTATCCGGATCTGCCGGCCAATCGTTATGCGCAGATTGCGGTCGAGGTGAAGCAGGTCTGTGCGCGCTATGGCCAGCATTACAACACCGGCTCGCTGCCGCGCCAGTTCGGGCAGGTGATGTGGCGGATCGTGCGGCATGCGTTCCCGAGCCGGCCCAAGCCGGTGCGGCAACGCAGCGCTGCGCTGCAGAGCGCTTGA
- the fabR gene encoding HTH-type transcriptional repressor FabR, which yields MTSIALPSHDAPPSRKPAISREDLIAAALSLIGPHRSLSTLSLREVAREAGIAPNSFYRQFRDMDELAVALIDLAGRSLRTIIGQARQRATSTDRSVIRVSVEAFMEQLRADDKLLHVLLREGAVGSDAFKQAVERELTYFEDELRVDLIRLAAADNAKLHAPALVSKAITRLVFAMGAVAMDSPPEKDPELIEQISQMLRMILTGARTLGTHGG from the coding sequence ATGACCTCCATCGCCCTGCCTTCCCACGACGCGCCGCCGTCACGCAAGCCGGCGATCTCACGCGAGGACCTGATTGCCGCAGCGCTGTCGCTGATCGGCCCGCACCGCAGCCTGTCCACGCTGAGCCTGCGGGAAGTGGCACGCGAGGCCGGCATTGCGCCCAACAGCTTCTACCGCCAGTTCCGCGATATGGATGAGCTTGCGGTGGCGCTGATCGATCTAGCCGGCCGCTCGCTGCGCACCATCATCGGACAGGCCCGGCAGCGCGCTACTTCCACCGACCGTAGCGTAATCCGCGTGTCGGTGGAGGCGTTCATGGAGCAGCTGCGCGCCGACGACAAGCTGTTGCACGTGTTGCTGCGCGAAGGCGCAGTAGGTTCGGACGCCTTCAAGCAGGCGGTGGAGCGCGAGCTCACCTACTTCGAGGACGAATTGCGCGTGGACCTGATCCGCCTGGCCGCCGCCGACAACGCCAAGCTGCACGCACCGGCGCTGGTGTCCAAGGCGATCACCCGCTTGGTCTTTGCGATGGGTGCGGTGGCGATGGACTCGCCGCCGGAAAAAGACCCCGAACTGATCGAACAGATCTCGCAGATGCTGCGCATGATCCTGACCGGCGCGCGCACGCTGGGCACGCACGGCGGCTGA